In one window of Brachyhypopomus gauderio isolate BG-103 chromosome 16, BGAUD_0.2, whole genome shotgun sequence DNA:
- the glod4 gene encoding glyoxalase domain-containing protein 4 — MVLRRTLHFVFKVGDRSKTAYFYRDVLGMKVLRHEEFEEGCRATCNGPYDGKWSKTMVGFGPEENHFVAELTYNYGVGEYRLGNDFLGLTLQSSRAVSSARALGWPLTQLPEAVFLTQAPGGYHFYLLDQEQPESDPVQKVSLAVSDLQRSLHYWSTLLGMKVMETSEERKSVLLGFSENQCKIELQDIGAPVDHGTAFGRIAISCPREQLPDIEAVMIKENQKILTPLVSLDTPGKASVEVVILADPDGHEICFVGDEAFRQLSALDPSGNELLEKAMAADKSEEWFAKHNKLKASA; from the exons ATGGTACTCAGACGGACTCTGCACTTCGTGTTTAAAGTAGGAGACAGGAGCAAAACAGCGTATTTTTATAGGGATGTCCTCGGGATGAAG GTTTTACGGCACGAGGAGTTTGAGGAGGGCTGCAGGGCGACATGTAACGG GCCATACGATGGAAAATGGAGTAAAACGATGGTGGGTTTTGGCCCAGAGGAAAACCACTTTGTAGCAGAGCTGACTTATAATTATGGAGTGGGAGAATACAGACTCGGCAATGACTTTTTG GGCCTGACCTTACAGTCCTCCCGGGCAGTGAGCAGTGCCAGGGCGCTGGGCTGGCCTCTAACACAGCTCCCAGAGGCCGTGTTCCTCACCCAAGCCCCTGGAGGATACCACTTCTACCTGCTTGACCAAGAACAGCCAGAGTCTG ACCCGGTTCAGAAGGTCTCGTTGGCTGTGTCTGACTTGCAGCGTTCTCTGCATTACTGGTCCACCCTGCTGGGGATGAAGGTGATGGAGACGAgtgaggagaggaagagtgtcCTGCTGGGATTCTCCGAGAACCAG TGTAAAATAGAGCTTCAGGACATTGGCGCTCCTGTGGACCACGGGACCGCTTTTGGCAGGATTGCGATCTCTTGCCCACGAGAACAG TTACCTGATATAGAGGCCGTGATGATAAAAGAGAACCAGAAGATTCTGACCCCACTCGTCAGTTTGGACACTCCAGGAAAAGCGAGCGTGGAAGTGGTGATTCTGGCTGACCCG GATGGCCATGAAATCTGCTTTGTGGGTGATGAGGCATTTCGACAGCTCTCTGCCTTGGACCCCAGTGGAAACGAACTGCTCGAAAAG GCCATGGCTGCAGATAAGAGTGAGGAATGGTTTGCCAAACACAACAAGCTGAAGGCATCAGCATGA
- the mrm3a gene encoding rRNA methyltransferase 3A, mitochondrial: MAALVGHVGRGVVVNMGRGSVLRGCNAALINPKRFVRALRRRPVAVLYPDGKRETLVKSNLTADKTQYERVERLKPENATRPVKPVKQRGPSTSSSNGPIQTPSVKDLLGGLRYEKALPGDKRLARVASIARSRASREEEGKVLLEGARLICDALAAGATPLALFFSRPEKLVQLPLHALRQASLVKVKFEDLKTWSDLVTPQGVIAIFSKPDASCLTFPRAVRQQTVPLSLICDGVRDAGALGTLLRGAAAAGCERALLTKGCVDAWEPKVLRAAMGAHFRLPVLAGLDWDGVAKNLPQPLTVHVADNCGSLARSTFAEFEHEGVEEYVESDSDDDELSLQCLEMKVYHESWAQSSTALVVTGDLRWPSSEAVQLAVDTGGHRLCVPAEPGAGGLNAAGAASVLMFEGRRQLLQKTTKRGSAVTR, from the exons ATGGCGGCGCTCGTAGGACACGTGGGTCGCGGAGTCGTGGTGAATATGGGCCGCGGTTCGGTACTGAGGGGATGTAACGCCGCTCTGATCAATCCTAAGAGGTTCGTGCGAGCTCTGAGACGGAGGCCTGTCGCGGTCCTGTATCCCGATGGTAAACGCGAGACTCTCGTTAAGTCAAATCTGACGGCTGACAAAACCCAGTACGAGCGGGTCGAGAGGCTGAAGCCCGAGAACGCTACAAGACCAGTGAAACCAGTAAAGCAAAGAGGacccagcaccagcagctccaacGGCCCGATCCAGACCCCTAGTGTGAAAGACCTACTGGGAGGTCTACGCTATGAGAAAGCACTTCCCGGAGACAAGCGACTGGC GAGGGTGGCGAGTATCGCCCGGTCCAGAGCGTCCCGCGAGGAGGAGGGTAAGGTCCTGCTGGAGGGCGCACGGCTGATCTGTGACGCGCTCGCCGCCGGCGCGACTCCTCTCGCGCTGTTCTTCAGCAGACCGGAGAAGCTCGTGCAGCTCCCTCTGCACGCGCTCCGCCAAGCCTCTCTCGTCAAGGTCAAATTCGAGGATCTAAAAACCTGGTCTGATCTGGTCACTCCTCAAGGTGTTATAG CCATATTCTCAAAGCCAGACGCGTCCTGTCTCACCTTCCCCAGAGCCGTGCGTCAGCAGACCGTCCCGTTGTCCCTGATTTGTGACGGCGTGCGGGACGCGGGGGCCCTCGGGACACTCCTCCGCGGTGCTGCTGCAGCCGGTTGTGAACGCGCCCTGCTCACTAAAG GCTGTGTGGACGCGTGGGAGCCCAAGGTGCTGCGTGCGGCGATGGGCGCTCACTTCCGTCTCCCCGTGCTCGCGGGTTTGGACTGGGACGGCGTGGCGAAGAACCTACCGCAGCCACTGACCGTCCACGTGGCGGATAACTGCGGCTCGCTTGCGAGAAGCACGTTTGCCGAGTTCGAGCACGAGGGCGTTGAAGAATACGTTGAATCGGACTCTGACGATGACGAGCTGTCTCTCCAATGTCTGGAGATGAAGGTGTACCACGAGAGCTGGGCCCAGAGCAGCACGGCTCTGGTGGTCACTGGAGACCTGCGTTGGCCGAGCTCAGAAGCGGTCCAGCTGGCGGTGGACACCGGTGGGCACAGACTGTGTGTCCCTGCAGAGCCCGGTGCAGGTGGGCTGAACGCAGCTGGGGCTGCCAGTGTTCTGATGTTTGAAGGGAGGAGACAGCTGCTACAGAAAACCACCAAAAGAGGATCAGCAGTGACCCGCTGA